In Porphyrobacter sp. LM 6, one DNA window encodes the following:
- the phoB gene encoding phosphate regulon transcriptional regulator PhoB has translation MSAAKLLLVEDDPALSELLEYRFQNEGYSVRCTGDGDEALILASEEVPDLIILDWMIEGTSGIEVCRRLRRDKETAHVPIIMLTAREAEDDRVRGLETGADDYLTKPFSPRELLARVAAVMRRIRPVLAGETIEVGDLKLDPVAHKVQRRGRALQLGPTEYRLLKFFMESPGRVFSRGQLLDGVWGTSSDIELRTVDVHIRRLRKAIEVEGAKDPIRTVRSAGYALEPA, from the coding sequence ATGTCCGCTGCCAAACTGCTGCTGGTTGAAGACGACCCCGCACTGTCCGAACTGCTCGAATATCGCTTTCAGAACGAAGGCTATTCCGTCCGCTGCACCGGCGACGGCGACGAAGCGCTGATCCTCGCCAGCGAGGAAGTGCCTGATCTCATCATCCTCGACTGGATGATCGAAGGCACGAGCGGGATCGAAGTCTGCCGCCGCCTGCGCCGTGACAAGGAAACGGCGCACGTCCCCATCATCATGCTCACCGCCCGCGAAGCCGAGGACGACCGCGTGCGCGGGCTCGAAACCGGGGCGGATGATTACCTCACAAAACCCTTTTCTCCCCGCGAGTTACTCGCCCGCGTGGCGGCCGTGATGCGCCGTATCCGACCGGTTCTGGCGGGCGAGACGATCGAGGTCGGCGATCTCAAGCTCGATCCGGTCGCACACAAGGTCCAGCGCCGCGGCCGCGCGCTGCAACTGGGGCCGACCGAGTACAGGCTGCTGAAATTCTTCATGGAAAGCCCGGGCCGCGTGTTCAGCCGCGGCCAGTTGCTCGACGGAGTGTGGGGCACCAGTTCGGACATCGAATTGCGCACTGTCGATGTGCACATCCGCCGCCTGCGCAAAGCCATCGAGGTGGAAGGCGCGAAAGATCCGATCCGCACCGTGCGCTCGGCCGGCTACGCGCTCGAACCGGCCTAA
- a CDS encoding error-prone DNA polymerase: MPDAPLTHDKRTLDIDPDGVAPPPRSAFVELGLVSCFSFLRGASDAVDLVLAAHAAGYDAIGIADVNSMAGVVRIHTETKTLKLRPVIGCRIETVEGLAFLAYPEDRAAYGRLTRLISAGRMQTPDGEWQDKGVCQITLAMLAEHSEGVQLILLPPDDLEARFTIAVESNVIPFRRPGLDTGPPDDSDPDLRRDEVRELSFPDLVPHLVSQLPSLGHIAASYLYRGDDIARIERLDALASTHGLGLLATNDVHYHAPERRALQDVMTAIRHKTTVAKAGHLLHPNAERHLKSPEAMQRLFARWPHAIAAARAVADKCQFSLDELRYEYPEEIYPDGQTPQAHLESEVWAGAARRYPDSLPETVRATLERELALIAKLDLARYFLTIKDIVDFARGCDPPILCQGRGSAANSAVCYVLGITSVDPAKHQLLFDRFISEERKEPPDIDVDFEHERREEVIQYIYRKYGRHRAGLCATVIHYRPRMAIREVGKAMGLSEDVTGALARTVWGGWGREISEKHAAETGLDITDPHLKRVLKLTEQMIGMPRHLGQHVGGFILTEGALSETVPIGNGAMPERSFIEWDKDDIDALGILKVDVLALGMLTCIRKCLDLLTAHHGRPLTLATVPREDPETYAMLRKGDSLGVFQVESRAQMNMLPRLRPREFYDLVIQVAIVRPGPIQGDMVHPYLKRRRGAEPVQIPAPAPEHGPPDELTSILGRTLGVPIFQEQAMKIALDAAKFSSLEANRLRKAMATFRSRGMVDELQDMMVERMVARGYDRDFAQRCFNQIRGFGEYGFPESHAASFAQLVYVSSWLKCHYPAAFACALLNSQPMGFYAPAQIVRDAREHGVAVLPVDVNHSAWDCTLEGEGRALRLGLRQIDGLPEHVAAALVSAREGGGAYRDVADLRVRGGLSPSHIERLASADAFTSLGLARRQALWDARSLVAAPDLPLFRAAGVREEGAERAHLHLPAMPLSEEVVADYQTTRLSLKAHPMAFLRADLAARGFVRASDLRARKFRAMVQVAGVVLIRQRPGSAKGVTFITLEDESGVINLVVWPDLKEKQRKVVMGARLMEVRGRVEYDDEVIHVIAAHMTDATHRLHALSDDLLDAPLARADEVNRPMPERGPGGHPRDVRVIPKSRDFH, from the coding sequence ATGCCCGACGCCCCGCTCACCCATGACAAGCGCACGCTCGATATCGATCCCGATGGCGTAGCGCCCCCACCGCGCAGCGCATTCGTCGAGCTGGGGCTGGTGAGCTGCTTCAGCTTCCTGCGCGGTGCGTCGGACGCGGTCGATCTGGTGCTTGCCGCCCACGCGGCGGGCTATGACGCGATCGGGATTGCCGATGTCAATTCGATGGCCGGGGTGGTGCGCATCCACACCGAGACGAAGACGCTCAAGCTGCGACCGGTGATCGGTTGCCGGATCGAGACGGTCGAGGGGCTGGCCTTCCTCGCCTATCCTGAAGACCGCGCTGCCTATGGCCGTCTCACTCGCCTGATCAGCGCAGGACGGATGCAGACCCCCGATGGCGAATGGCAGGACAAGGGGGTGTGCCAGATTACGCTGGCGATGCTCGCGGAGCATTCCGAAGGGGTGCAGCTGATCCTGCTCCCGCCCGATGATCTGGAAGCGCGCTTCACGATTGCGGTCGAGAGCAACGTCATTCCCTTCCGTCGTCCCGGACTTGATACGGGGCCGCCTGACGACAGCGATCCCGACCTGCGCCGGGATGAGGTGAGAGAGCTGTCCTTCCCCGATCTTGTGCCCCACCTCGTGAGCCAGCTGCCGAGCCTCGGCCATATCGCGGCCAGCTACCTCTACCGCGGCGACGATATCGCGCGGATCGAGCGGTTGGATGCGCTCGCCAGCACCCACGGCCTCGGCCTGCTCGCCACCAATGATGTCCATTACCACGCGCCCGAACGCCGCGCGTTGCAGGACGTGATGACCGCGATCCGGCACAAGACTACCGTCGCCAAGGCCGGCCACCTGCTCCATCCCAATGCCGAGCGGCACCTCAAGAGCCCCGAAGCGATGCAGCGCCTGTTCGCGCGCTGGCCGCACGCGATTGCCGCAGCCCGTGCAGTGGCGGACAAGTGCCAGTTCAGTCTCGACGAATTGCGTTACGAATATCCCGAGGAGATCTACCCCGACGGCCAGACCCCGCAGGCGCATCTCGAAAGCGAGGTCTGGGCTGGAGCGGCGCGGCGCTATCCGGACAGCCTGCCGGAAACCGTGCGCGCGACGCTGGAGCGCGAGCTGGCGCTGATCGCGAAGCTCGATCTTGCGCGCTATTTTCTCACCATCAAGGACATCGTCGATTTCGCACGGGGGTGCGATCCGCCGATCCTGTGCCAAGGGCGCGGGTCAGCCGCCAATTCCGCGGTCTGCTACGTCCTCGGCATCACCAGCGTCGATCCGGCCAAGCACCAGCTCCTGTTCGACCGCTTCATCTCGGAAGAGCGGAAAGAACCGCCCGATATCGACGTCGATTTCGAGCATGAGCGGCGCGAGGAGGTGATCCAGTACATCTATCGCAAATATGGCCGCCACCGCGCCGGGCTGTGCGCCACGGTGATCCACTACCGCCCACGCATGGCGATCCGCGAGGTGGGCAAGGCGATGGGCCTGTCGGAGGATGTGACCGGCGCGCTGGCCCGTACCGTGTGGGGTGGGTGGGGGCGCGAGATTTCCGAAAAGCACGCAGCGGAAACCGGGCTCGATATCACCGATCCGCACCTTAAGCGGGTGCTCAAGCTGACCGAGCAGATGATCGGGATGCCCCGCCATCTCGGCCAGCACGTCGGCGGTTTCATCCTCACCGAAGGCGCGCTCAGCGAGACCGTGCCAATCGGCAACGGCGCGATGCCCGAGCGCTCCTTCATCGAGTGGGACAAGGACGATATCGACGCGCTGGGCATCCTCAAGGTCGATGTGCTGGCGCTGGGGATGCTGACCTGCATCCGCAAATGCCTCGACCTGCTGACCGCGCATCATGGCCGCCCGCTTACCCTCGCGACAGTCCCGCGCGAGGACCCGGAGACCTATGCGATGCTGCGCAAGGGGGATTCGCTCGGCGTGTTTCAGGTCGAAAGCCGGGCGCAGATGAACATGTTGCCGCGCCTGCGCCCGAGGGAGTTCTACGATCTCGTCATTCAGGTCGCGATCGTGCGCCCCGGGCCAATCCAGGGCGACATGGTGCATCCCTATCTCAAGCGCCGCCGGGGTGCCGAGCCTGTGCAGATCCCTGCACCAGCGCCCGAACACGGCCCGCCTGACGAGCTCACCAGCATCCTCGGGCGCACGCTGGGCGTGCCGATCTTTCAGGAGCAGGCAATGAAGATCGCGCTCGATGCGGCGAAGTTCTCAAGTCTGGAGGCCAACCGCTTGAGGAAGGCGATGGCGACCTTCCGCAGCCGCGGAATGGTCGATGAACTGCAGGACATGATGGTCGAACGCATGGTCGCGCGCGGTTATGATCGCGACTTCGCGCAGCGCTGCTTCAACCAGATCAGGGGCTTCGGCGAATATGGCTTCCCCGAGAGCCATGCGGCGAGTTTTGCGCAACTGGTCTACGTGTCGAGCTGGCTCAAGTGCCACTACCCGGCGGCCTTCGCCTGCGCGCTGCTCAATTCGCAGCCGATGGGGTTTTATGCCCCCGCGCAGATCGTGCGCGATGCGAGGGAGCACGGGGTGGCGGTGCTGCCGGTCGATGTGAATCACTCGGCTTGGGATTGCACGCTGGAGGGCGAGGGGCGCGCCCTGCGCCTTGGCCTCAGACAGATCGACGGCCTGCCCGAACACGTCGCCGCCGCGCTGGTGAGCGCGCGGGAAGGAGGCGGTGCTTACCGTGATGTAGCGGATTTGCGGGTGCGGGGAGGGCTTTCACCCTCGCATATCGAGCGGCTCGCCAGCGCGGATGCTTTCACTTCGCTCGGCCTCGCGCGGCGGCAGGCGCTGTGGGATGCGCGGAGCCTTGTCGCCGCGCCCGATCTCCCGCTGTTCCGCGCCGCCGGGGTGCGCGAGGAGGGGGCAGAGCGCGCTCACCTGCATCTGCCCGCCATGCCGCTGTCCGAGGAAGTGGTAGCCGATTACCAGACCACCCGTCTCAGCCTGAAGGCGCATCCCATGGCCTTCCTGCGCGCCGATCTGGCCGCGCGCGGCTTTGTCCGGGCGAGCGATCTGCGCGCGCGCAAGTTCCGCGCGATGGTGCAGGTCGCAGGCGTGGTGCTGATCCGCCAGCGGCCGGGTTCTGCCAAGGGCGTGACCTTCATCACGCTCGAGGACGAGAGCGGTGTCATCAATCTCGTGGTCTGGCCCGATTTGAAGGAGAAGCAGCGCAAGGTGGTGATGGGTGCGCGGTTGATGGAGGTGCGCGGGCGTGTCGAGTATGACGACGAGGTGATCCACGTGATCGCCGCCCACATGACCGATGCCACCCACCGGCTGCACGCGCTGTCGGACGATCTGCTGGATGCTCCGCTCGCGCGCGCCGACGAGGTCAACCGCCCGATGCCCGAACGCGGACCGGGCGGGCATCCGCGCGATGTCAGGGTGATCCCGAAATCACGCGACTTTCATTAG
- a CDS encoding putative DNA modification/repair radical SAM protein: MVQQTLRQKLEILADAAKYDASCASSGTAKKNSLGGKGVGSTEGMGICHAYAPDGRCISLLKILLTNHCIFDCHYCINRKSSNVARARFTPQEVVDLTLNFYRRNYIEGLFLSSGIVRSANHTMEQLVEVARILREEHDFRGYIHLKTIPEADTEIIHQAGRYADRVSINVELPTDAGLTRLAPDKNAGQIEGALARTKTRIIEAKDERKRFRHAPRFAPAGQSTQMIVGADDASDSAIIGKASRLYGTFGLRRVYYSAFSPIPDASAVLPLKRPPLMREHRLYQSDWLMRFYGFAPQEVADAAEADGNLPLDIDPKLAWALKFRASFPVDVNRAPREMLLRVPGLGTTAVARILAARRHRTLRLDDVARLTASITKVRPFICTTDWRPTLLTDRANLRHLIAPKVQQLELF, from the coding sequence ATGGTCCAGCAAACTCTCCGCCAGAAGCTCGAAATCCTCGCAGATGCGGCGAAGTATGATGCTTCGTGCGCCTCGTCCGGCACGGCCAAGAAGAACTCGCTGGGCGGGAAAGGCGTGGGTTCGACCGAGGGGATGGGCATCTGCCACGCCTATGCGCCAGACGGGCGCTGCATCTCGCTGCTCAAGATCCTGCTGACCAATCACTGCATCTTCGATTGCCACTACTGCATCAACCGCAAGAGCTCGAACGTCGCCCGCGCACGGTTCACGCCGCAGGAGGTGGTCGACCTCACGCTCAATTTCTATCGCCGCAATTACATCGAAGGCCTGTTCCTCTCATCCGGCATCGTGAGGAGCGCCAATCACACGATGGAGCAACTGGTCGAGGTCGCGCGGATATTGCGCGAGGAACATGACTTTCGCGGCTACATCCACCTCAAGACCATTCCCGAGGCTGATACCGAGATCATCCATCAGGCCGGGCGCTATGCCGACCGCGTGTCGATCAATGTCGAGCTGCCCACCGATGCAGGCCTGACGCGGCTCGCGCCCGACAAGAACGCAGGCCAGATCGAAGGCGCGCTTGCGCGCACTAAGACGCGCATCATCGAGGCGAAAGATGAAAGGAAGCGTTTCCGCCACGCACCGCGCTTTGCGCCTGCGGGCCAGTCGACCCAGATGATCGTCGGAGCGGATGATGCCTCGGATAGCGCCATCATCGGCAAGGCGAGCCGGCTCTATGGCACCTTCGGTCTGAGGCGGGTCTATTACAGCGCCTTCTCGCCGATCCCCGATGCGAGCGCCGTGCTGCCGTTGAAGCGCCCGCCGCTGATGCGCGAACACCGGCTCTACCAGTCGGACTGGCTGATGCGCTTCTATGGTTTCGCGCCGCAGGAGGTGGCCGACGCGGCAGAGGCGGACGGCAACCTGCCGCTCGATATCGATCCCAAGCTCGCCTGGGCGCTGAAGTTTCGCGCAAGCTTCCCGGTCGATGTGAACCGCGCGCCCAGGGAGATGCTGCTCCGCGTGCCGGGACTGGGGACGACGGCGGTAGCGCGCATCCTTGCCGCGCGGCGGCACCGCACGCTGCGGCTTGATGATGTCGCGCGGCTGACAGCCTCGATTACCAAGGTGCGTCCCTTCATCTGCACCACCGACTGGCGCCCGACCTTGCTGACCGACCGCGCCAACCTGCGCCACCTGATCGCGCCGAAGGTGCAGCAGCTGGAACTGTTCTGA
- a CDS encoding PilZ domain-containing protein has translation MNMHSIPRSSERRDLSLMIKSRVRARAVFVDLVDLSEGGCKIRGKAGFANVGDRVTMKVGEVNTPLGSIAWVDGQYAGVAFEGTMHPAVIDHLCAQRSA, from the coding sequence ATGAACATGCACTCGATTCCGCGTTCGTCCGAACGCCGTGACCTTAGCCTCATGATCAAGAGCCGCGTGCGCGCGCGCGCGGTGTTCGTCGATCTGGTCGATCTGTCCGAAGGCGGCTGCAAAATCCGCGGCAAGGCCGGGTTTGCCAATGTCGGGGATCGCGTGACGATGAAGGTGGGCGAGGTCAATACTCCGCTTGGCAGCATTGCCTGGGTTGACGGGCAGTATGCCGGTGTCGCCTTCGAAGGCACCATGCACCCCGCGGTGATCGATCACCTGTGCGCGCAGCGCAGCGCCTGA
- the phoU gene encoding phosphate signaling complex protein PhoU, with protein MAEHTVKAFDEDITRLRGLIAEMGGLAEVAISESLDALVRGDEALAEQVVARDKRIDALETEVDKLAVRIIALRAPMADDLREVIAALKIAGVLERIGDYSKNIAKRVGMIEGRARFEPLTLLPTMGELAGEMVHDVLTAYAARDPDLAREVIATDAKVDGFYNSIFRNLVSYMVENPSTISSAAQLLFVARNIERIGDHATNVAEMVHFAATGVYPPEGDR; from the coding sequence ATGGCTGAACATACCGTCAAGGCATTCGATGAGGACATCACCCGGCTGCGCGGCCTGATCGCAGAGATGGGCGGCCTCGCAGAAGTCGCGATTTCGGAATCGCTCGATGCACTGGTGCGCGGCGACGAAGCTCTGGCCGAGCAGGTGGTCGCGCGGGACAAACGCATCGATGCGCTGGAGACAGAGGTCGACAAGCTCGCTGTGCGGATCATCGCGTTGCGTGCGCCGATGGCGGACGATCTTCGCGAAGTGATCGCCGCGCTGAAGATCGCCGGCGTGCTCGAGCGGATCGGCGATTATTCGAAGAACATCGCCAAACGGGTCGGGATGATCGAAGGCCGTGCGCGCTTCGAACCGCTGACACTGCTGCCGACGATGGGCGAGTTGGCGGGCGAGATGGTTCACGACGTGCTCACCGCCTACGCCGCACGCGACCCTGATCTGGCGCGCGAAGTGATTGCCACCGACGCCAAGGTCGATGGCTTCTACAACAGCATCTTCCGCAATCTCGTCAGCTACATGGTTGAAAATCCTTCGACCATTTCGAGCGCGGCGCAGCTGCTGTTCGTGGCCCGCAACATCGAACGCATCGGCGACCATGCTACCAACGTAGCGGAAATGGTGCACTTCGCTGCGACCGGCGTTTATCCGCCGGAAGGTGATCGCTGA